One Bombus pyrosoma isolate SC7728 linkage group LG11, ASM1482585v1, whole genome shotgun sequence DNA segment encodes these proteins:
- the LOC122573029 gene encoding GATA zinc finger domain-containing protein 10-like isoform X2 has protein sequence MRNDSLDFSLNVPQHHHSTSYHHNSYAMADQTFHTPSFGDEDFDIPAIHSHSHQQHQHQQQQQPQQQQQHQSQQQQPQPQSQHDPMHGYQTQMMQTGNVQQSADGLNLDPGGYQQSLYLQQDHSMQQPMNVGSTYSNSQGSYASMNSPRQQHGNQQIMLLQQQQQQQQQAQMQQHMQYMHTQQQQQQQQQQQQQQQQQLQQQIQYRSPTGGSPSAIQSSTIPEANNNTTTSEDSDDSTPHSGMITGIKRPSPEPTDVAAKNQRKPKSQKKKKKRDPNEPQKPVSAYALFFRDTQAAIKGQNPNASFGEVSKIVASMWDALETEHKNVYKKKTEAAKKEYLQALAAYRASLVSKGAAENEQQHPQQQPQQQPSPQQQQVQYTAYGSYAGNGTPGNVSYQVYSPQPQPSSPQQQHPHPHPHQQLQHHQQPAQQMQIKKSPHHLTMPGNSQQQQTQQTMMTTSMAPTHISQQQPSQQQQHMQQQYMQMPQQQVQQVPQQSQQHHQQQQQPPQQQQQQQQMIHSNPTKSDSLSSSPSAVNSVTQAANMAGQRPTSNACIRHGCPNPAVANSEWEDEYCSNECVVSHCRDVFTTWVSSNQNPQQNFSTVK, from the exons Atg AGAAACGACAGTCTGGATTTTTCGTTGAACGTTCCGCAGCATCATCACTCGACATCCTACCATCATAACAGCTACGCCATGGCTGATCAA ACGTTTCACACTCCCAGTTTCGGCGATGAAGATTTCGACATCCCGGCTATCCATTCGCACTCGCATCAGCAGCATCAACatcaacagcagcagcagccgcagcaacagcaacaacaccAGTCGCAGCAGCAGCAGCCTCAGCCTCAATCTCAGCACGATCCGATGCACGGTTACCAAACGCAG ATGATGCAAACCGGCAACGTGCAACAATCTGCGGATGGGTTGAATCTCGATCCGGGTGGATATCAACAATCTCTTTATCTACAGCAGGACCACTCGATGCAGCAGCCGATGAACGTTGG CTCGACGTATAGTAACTCGCAGGGTTCGTATGCGAGCATGAATTCTCCACGGCAACAGCATGGAAATCAGCAAATAATGTTGCTtcaacagcagcaacaacaacagcaacaggCGCAGATGCAGCAACATATGCAGTACATGCATActcaacagcagcagcagcagcagcaacaacaacagcagcagcagcagcagcagttGCAACAACAAATACAATATAGGAGTCCAACGGGTGGTAGTCCATCCGCGATACAATCGAGCACGATCCCCGAGGCAAACAACAATACTACCACCAGCGAAGATAGCGATGACAGTACACCTCATTCCGGAATG ATTACCGGCATTAAACGACCCTCACCGGAACCGACCGACGTTGCAGCAAAAAATCAAAGGAAACCAAAATcgcagaaaaagaagaagaaaagagatcCCAACGAACCGCAAAA GCCCGTTTCGGCGTACGCTCTGTTCTTCAGAGATACCCAAGCTGCGATAAAAGGACAAAATCCAAATGCGAGCTTCGGTGAAGTTTCCAAGATCGTCGCTTCGATGTGGGATGCGTTGGAGACCGAGCATAAGAAC gTTTACAAGAAGAAGACTGAAGCAGCGAAAAAGGAATATCTGCAGGCACTCGCGGCGTACAGAGCGTCTCTGGTTAGCAAGGGTGCAGCCGAAAACGAACAACAGCATCCACAGCAGCAACCGCAACAGCAGCCATCGCCGCAACAGCAACAAGTTCAATATACGGCGTATGGTAGCTACGCCGGGAACGGAACACCGGGAAACGTCTCGTATCAGGTGTATAGTCCGCAGCCTCAACCTTCTTCGCCTCAGCAACAACATCCGCATCCTCACCCGCATCAACAGCTTCAACATCATCAGCAACCCGCGCaacaaatgcaaataaaaaaatctccTCACCATTTAACCATGCCAGGAAACTCGCAGCAACAACAAACGCAACAG aCTATGATGACTACATCGATGGCGCCAACGCATATCTCGCAACAACAACCAtcgcaacagcagcagcataTGCAGCAACAGTACATGCAG ATGCCGCAACAGCAAGTGCAACAAGTACCGCAACAATCGCAGCAACATCatcagcaacagcagcaaccgccgcaacagcaacagcagcagcagcaaatGATACATTCGAACCCAACAAAAAGCGATTCTTTGTCGAGTTCACCGTCGGCAGTGAACTCTGTAACTCAGGCTGCGAACATGGCCGGTCAAAGACCGACGTCGAACGCCTGTATACGTCACGGATGTCCGAACCCCGCTGTTGCAAACAGCGAATGGGAGGACGAGTATTGCAGCAACGAATGCGTGGTTAGCCATTGCAGAGACGTATTCACCACGTGGGTATCATCGAACCAAAATCCACAACAGAATTTCTCGACCGTAAAATAA
- the LOC122573029 gene encoding TOX high mobility group box family member 3-like isoform X1: protein MSDGIVGAIAISLFGSEKKRRDSMDAGYTILGNDVDVCRMFDQFSYKRNDSLDFSLNVPQHHHSTSYHHNSYAMADQTFHTPSFGDEDFDIPAIHSHSHQQHQHQQQQQPQQQQQHQSQQQQPQPQSQHDPMHGYQTQMMQTGNVQQSADGLNLDPGGYQQSLYLQQDHSMQQPMNVGSTYSNSQGSYASMNSPRQQHGNQQIMLLQQQQQQQQQAQMQQHMQYMHTQQQQQQQQQQQQQQQQQLQQQIQYRSPTGGSPSAIQSSTIPEANNNTTTSEDSDDSTPHSGMITGIKRPSPEPTDVAAKNQRKPKSQKKKKKRDPNEPQKPVSAYALFFRDTQAAIKGQNPNASFGEVSKIVASMWDALETEHKNVYKKKTEAAKKEYLQALAAYRASLVSKGAAENEQQHPQQQPQQQPSPQQQQVQYTAYGSYAGNGTPGNVSYQVYSPQPQPSSPQQQHPHPHPHQQLQHHQQPAQQMQIKKSPHHLTMPGNSQQQQTQQTMMTTSMAPTHISQQQPSQQQQHMQQQYMQMPQQQVQQVPQQSQQHHQQQQQPPQQQQQQQQMIHSNPTKSDSLSSSPSAVNSVTQAANMAGQRPTSNACIRHGCPNPAVANSEWEDEYCSNECVVSHCRDVFTTWVSSNQNPQQNFSTVK from the exons AGAAACGACAGTCTGGATTTTTCGTTGAACGTTCCGCAGCATCATCACTCGACATCCTACCATCATAACAGCTACGCCATGGCTGATCAA ACGTTTCACACTCCCAGTTTCGGCGATGAAGATTTCGACATCCCGGCTATCCATTCGCACTCGCATCAGCAGCATCAACatcaacagcagcagcagccgcagcaacagcaacaacaccAGTCGCAGCAGCAGCAGCCTCAGCCTCAATCTCAGCACGATCCGATGCACGGTTACCAAACGCAG ATGATGCAAACCGGCAACGTGCAACAATCTGCGGATGGGTTGAATCTCGATCCGGGTGGATATCAACAATCTCTTTATCTACAGCAGGACCACTCGATGCAGCAGCCGATGAACGTTGG CTCGACGTATAGTAACTCGCAGGGTTCGTATGCGAGCATGAATTCTCCACGGCAACAGCATGGAAATCAGCAAATAATGTTGCTtcaacagcagcaacaacaacagcaacaggCGCAGATGCAGCAACATATGCAGTACATGCATActcaacagcagcagcagcagcagcaacaacaacagcagcagcagcagcagcagttGCAACAACAAATACAATATAGGAGTCCAACGGGTGGTAGTCCATCCGCGATACAATCGAGCACGATCCCCGAGGCAAACAACAATACTACCACCAGCGAAGATAGCGATGACAGTACACCTCATTCCGGAATG ATTACCGGCATTAAACGACCCTCACCGGAACCGACCGACGTTGCAGCAAAAAATCAAAGGAAACCAAAATcgcagaaaaagaagaagaaaagagatcCCAACGAACCGCAAAA GCCCGTTTCGGCGTACGCTCTGTTCTTCAGAGATACCCAAGCTGCGATAAAAGGACAAAATCCAAATGCGAGCTTCGGTGAAGTTTCCAAGATCGTCGCTTCGATGTGGGATGCGTTGGAGACCGAGCATAAGAAC gTTTACAAGAAGAAGACTGAAGCAGCGAAAAAGGAATATCTGCAGGCACTCGCGGCGTACAGAGCGTCTCTGGTTAGCAAGGGTGCAGCCGAAAACGAACAACAGCATCCACAGCAGCAACCGCAACAGCAGCCATCGCCGCAACAGCAACAAGTTCAATATACGGCGTATGGTAGCTACGCCGGGAACGGAACACCGGGAAACGTCTCGTATCAGGTGTATAGTCCGCAGCCTCAACCTTCTTCGCCTCAGCAACAACATCCGCATCCTCACCCGCATCAACAGCTTCAACATCATCAGCAACCCGCGCaacaaatgcaaataaaaaaatctccTCACCATTTAACCATGCCAGGAAACTCGCAGCAACAACAAACGCAACAG aCTATGATGACTACATCGATGGCGCCAACGCATATCTCGCAACAACAACCAtcgcaacagcagcagcataTGCAGCAACAGTACATGCAG ATGCCGCAACAGCAAGTGCAACAAGTACCGCAACAATCGCAGCAACATCatcagcaacagcagcaaccgccgcaacagcaacagcagcagcagcaaatGATACATTCGAACCCAACAAAAAGCGATTCTTTGTCGAGTTCACCGTCGGCAGTGAACTCTGTAACTCAGGCTGCGAACATGGCCGGTCAAAGACCGACGTCGAACGCCTGTATACGTCACGGATGTCCGAACCCCGCTGTTGCAAACAGCGAATGGGAGGACGAGTATTGCAGCAACGAATGCGTGGTTAGCCATTGCAGAGACGTATTCACCACGTGGGTATCATCGAACCAAAATCCACAACAGAATTTCTCGACCGTAAAATAA
- the LOC122573029 gene encoding GATA zinc finger domain-containing protein 10-like isoform X3: MADQTFHTPSFGDEDFDIPAIHSHSHQQHQHQQQQQPQQQQQHQSQQQQPQPQSQHDPMHGYQTQMMQTGNVQQSADGLNLDPGGYQQSLYLQQDHSMQQPMNVGSTYSNSQGSYASMNSPRQQHGNQQIMLLQQQQQQQQQAQMQQHMQYMHTQQQQQQQQQQQQQQQQQLQQQIQYRSPTGGSPSAIQSSTIPEANNNTTTSEDSDDSTPHSGMITGIKRPSPEPTDVAAKNQRKPKSQKKKKKRDPNEPQKPVSAYALFFRDTQAAIKGQNPNASFGEVSKIVASMWDALETEHKNVYKKKTEAAKKEYLQALAAYRASLVSKGAAENEQQHPQQQPQQQPSPQQQQVQYTAYGSYAGNGTPGNVSYQVYSPQPQPSSPQQQHPHPHPHQQLQHHQQPAQQMQIKKSPHHLTMPGNSQQQQTQQTMMTTSMAPTHISQQQPSQQQQHMQQQYMQMPQQQVQQVPQQSQQHHQQQQQPPQQQQQQQQMIHSNPTKSDSLSSSPSAVNSVTQAANMAGQRPTSNACIRHGCPNPAVANSEWEDEYCSNECVVSHCRDVFTTWVSSNQNPQQNFSTVK, encoded by the exons ATGGCTGATCAA ACGTTTCACACTCCCAGTTTCGGCGATGAAGATTTCGACATCCCGGCTATCCATTCGCACTCGCATCAGCAGCATCAACatcaacagcagcagcagccgcagcaacagcaacaacaccAGTCGCAGCAGCAGCAGCCTCAGCCTCAATCTCAGCACGATCCGATGCACGGTTACCAAACGCAG ATGATGCAAACCGGCAACGTGCAACAATCTGCGGATGGGTTGAATCTCGATCCGGGTGGATATCAACAATCTCTTTATCTACAGCAGGACCACTCGATGCAGCAGCCGATGAACGTTGG CTCGACGTATAGTAACTCGCAGGGTTCGTATGCGAGCATGAATTCTCCACGGCAACAGCATGGAAATCAGCAAATAATGTTGCTtcaacagcagcaacaacaacagcaacaggCGCAGATGCAGCAACATATGCAGTACATGCATActcaacagcagcagcagcagcagcaacaacaacagcagcagcagcagcagcagttGCAACAACAAATACAATATAGGAGTCCAACGGGTGGTAGTCCATCCGCGATACAATCGAGCACGATCCCCGAGGCAAACAACAATACTACCACCAGCGAAGATAGCGATGACAGTACACCTCATTCCGGAATG ATTACCGGCATTAAACGACCCTCACCGGAACCGACCGACGTTGCAGCAAAAAATCAAAGGAAACCAAAATcgcagaaaaagaagaagaaaagagatcCCAACGAACCGCAAAA GCCCGTTTCGGCGTACGCTCTGTTCTTCAGAGATACCCAAGCTGCGATAAAAGGACAAAATCCAAATGCGAGCTTCGGTGAAGTTTCCAAGATCGTCGCTTCGATGTGGGATGCGTTGGAGACCGAGCATAAGAAC gTTTACAAGAAGAAGACTGAAGCAGCGAAAAAGGAATATCTGCAGGCACTCGCGGCGTACAGAGCGTCTCTGGTTAGCAAGGGTGCAGCCGAAAACGAACAACAGCATCCACAGCAGCAACCGCAACAGCAGCCATCGCCGCAACAGCAACAAGTTCAATATACGGCGTATGGTAGCTACGCCGGGAACGGAACACCGGGAAACGTCTCGTATCAGGTGTATAGTCCGCAGCCTCAACCTTCTTCGCCTCAGCAACAACATCCGCATCCTCACCCGCATCAACAGCTTCAACATCATCAGCAACCCGCGCaacaaatgcaaataaaaaaatctccTCACCATTTAACCATGCCAGGAAACTCGCAGCAACAACAAACGCAACAG aCTATGATGACTACATCGATGGCGCCAACGCATATCTCGCAACAACAACCAtcgcaacagcagcagcataTGCAGCAACAGTACATGCAG ATGCCGCAACAGCAAGTGCAACAAGTACCGCAACAATCGCAGCAACATCatcagcaacagcagcaaccgccgcaacagcaacagcagcagcagcaaatGATACATTCGAACCCAACAAAAAGCGATTCTTTGTCGAGTTCACCGTCGGCAGTGAACTCTGTAACTCAGGCTGCGAACATGGCCGGTCAAAGACCGACGTCGAACGCCTGTATACGTCACGGATGTCCGAACCCCGCTGTTGCAAACAGCGAATGGGAGGACGAGTATTGCAGCAACGAATGCGTGGTTAGCCATTGCAGAGACGTATTCACCACGTGGGTATCATCGAACCAAAATCCACAACAGAATTTCTCGACCGTAAAATAA